The Ensifer adhaerens genome contains a region encoding:
- a CDS encoding aspartate/glutamate racemase family protein — MRLLLINPNSTRSMTEQAHRSAERVAAPHTLLESVNPTSSPASIEGHADEAMAVPAMLLEIRKGEARGVDAYVIACFDDPGLGAAREIARGPVIGICQAAVQVAMTIATRFTIITTLPRSVPIIEDLAEAYGAGHRCRKVRSVDMPVLALEEDLAHTEEMLVEEILKARQEDGAEAIILGCAGMSELCDRLKARTGMPVIDGVTAAVKLAEALVGGGYATSKVGAYDYPRVKESPACRLVDVAG, encoded by the coding sequence ATGCGCCTCCTGCTCATCAACCCGAATTCCACCCGCTCCATGACCGAACAGGCGCATCGCAGTGCCGAGCGCGTCGCAGCCCCTCATACGTTACTGGAGTCCGTTAACCCAACGTCAAGCCCGGCCAGCATTGAAGGGCATGCCGACGAAGCCATGGCCGTACCGGCGATGCTCTTAGAAATCCGGAAAGGCGAGGCGCGCGGCGTCGACGCCTATGTCATCGCCTGCTTCGATGACCCGGGCCTTGGTGCTGCGCGTGAGATCGCCCGTGGTCCGGTCATCGGCATCTGTCAGGCGGCCGTGCAGGTGGCAATGACCATCGCGACCCGCTTTACGATCATCACTACCCTGCCCCGCTCCGTGCCGATCATTGAAGATCTCGCCGAGGCCTATGGTGCCGGCCACCGCTGCCGCAAGGTGCGTTCGGTGGACATGCCGGTGCTGGCGCTGGAAGAGGACCTCGCCCATACCGAGGAGATGCTGGTTGAGGAGATCCTCAAGGCACGGCAGGAAGATGGTGCCGAAGCGATCATCCTCGGTTGTGCCGGAATGTCCGAGCTCTGCGATCGCCTGAAGGCACGCACCGGCATGCCGGTCATCGACGGCGTGACCGCGGCGGTGAAGCTCGCCGAAGCGCTGGTCGGTGGCGGTTATGCCACGTCGAAAGTCGGCGCCTATGATTATCCTCGCGTCAAGGAAAGCCCAGCCTGCAGGCTGGTTGACGTCGCCGGCTAG
- a CDS encoding bifunctional allantoicase/(S)-ureidoglycine aminohydrolase, with protein MTNRSYYAPHGGNPPQTQLLSDRAVFTEAYAVIPKGTMMDIVTSYLPFWDKTRLWILSRPLSGFAETFSQYIMEIAPGGGSDKPELDEGAEGAIFVVEGELTVTLDGKAHKMQPGGFAFIPPASNWTVRNGSEAPVRFHWVRKAYEYVDGLPVPEAFFANEAEITPSPMPGTEGKWATTRFVDPADLRHDMHMTIVTFEPGAIIPFAETHVMEHGLYVLEGKAVYRLNQDWVEVEAGDYMWLRAFCPQACYAGGPGKFRYLLYKDVNRHMKLRTR; from the coding sequence ATGACCAACCGTAGTTATTATGCGCCGCATGGCGGCAACCCGCCGCAAACCCAACTCCTTTCGGATCGCGCGGTCTTCACCGAAGCCTACGCCGTGATTCCAAAGGGGACGATGATGGATATCGTCACCAGCTACCTGCCGTTCTGGGACAAGACCCGGCTGTGGATATTGTCGCGACCGCTCTCCGGTTTTGCTGAAACATTTTCACAATATATCATGGAAATCGCTCCGGGCGGCGGCAGCGACAAGCCCGAACTGGACGAGGGCGCCGAAGGAGCGATCTTCGTCGTCGAGGGTGAACTCACCGTTACGCTCGACGGCAAGGCGCACAAGATGCAGCCGGGCGGCTTCGCCTTCATTCCGCCGGCCAGCAACTGGACTGTACGCAACGGAAGCGAAGCGCCGGTTCGCTTCCACTGGGTGCGCAAGGCCTATGAGTACGTCGATGGCTTGCCCGTGCCGGAAGCCTTCTTCGCCAATGAAGCCGAAATCACCCCGTCGCCGATGCCTGGCACCGAAGGCAAGTGGGCAACGACTCGCTTCGTCGATCCGGCGGACCTGCGCCACGACATGCACATGACCATCGTCACCTTCGAGCCCGGCGCGATCATTCCCTTCGCCGAAACCCACGTCATGGAACACGGGCTCTACGTGCTCGAAGGCAAGGCGGTCTATCGGCTCAATCAGGATTGGGTCGAAGTGGAGGCCGGCGACTACATGTGGCTTCGCGCCTTCTGCCCGCAGGCCTGCTACGCCGGCGGCCCCGGCAAGTTCCGCTACCTGCTCTACAAGGACGTGAACCGTCATATGAAACTGCGGACACGCTAA
- a CDS encoding ABC transporter permease produces the protein MTDHVQQSTPPRQPSRLTRWRQSDLWWSFTHKPSAIIGAVILTFLIVTAFAAPLIAPQNPFDPAQLELWNSELPPIWEADGQWPYVLGTDTQGRDMLSAILYGSRISILIGVASVVLSLAVGLSLGLVAGYFGRFIDNLLMRIGDVLLSIPTILIAILVSAVARQMLPPELRDVGSAAVLVLAITLSAWVQYARTVRAQTIVERGKEYVQAARLLKTPARRIMLKHILPNTLTPIMVAATLNFGMAILTEATLSFLGIGMPPSQPSLGTLIRLGNQFLFSGIWWVVLFPVVQLCLLVVSVNLLGDWLRDALNPKLR, from the coding sequence ATGACAGATCACGTCCAGCAATCCACACCACCGCGCCAGCCCTCCAGGCTAACCCGCTGGCGCCAGAGCGACCTGTGGTGGTCCTTCACCCACAAGCCTTCGGCAATCATTGGGGCGGTCATCCTCACCTTTCTGATCGTGACCGCCTTTGCCGCACCGCTGATCGCGCCGCAAAATCCCTTCGATCCGGCCCAGCTCGAGCTCTGGAATTCAGAGCTGCCGCCAATCTGGGAAGCCGATGGCCAATGGCCCTATGTGCTTGGCACCGACACCCAAGGGCGCGACATGCTCTCGGCCATTCTTTATGGCTCGCGTATCTCGATCCTGATCGGCGTCGCTTCGGTCGTGCTGTCGCTCGCCGTGGGCCTCAGCCTCGGCCTCGTCGCCGGCTATTTCGGCCGGTTCATCGACAACTTGCTGATGCGTATCGGTGATGTGCTTCTGTCGATCCCGACCATCCTGATCGCCATCCTCGTCAGCGCGGTCGCCCGCCAGATGTTGCCGCCCGAACTTCGGGATGTCGGCTCGGCTGCGGTTCTGGTACTGGCGATCACACTCAGCGCCTGGGTGCAATATGCCCGCACCGTGCGTGCCCAAACGATCGTCGAACGTGGCAAGGAATATGTGCAGGCGGCGCGTCTTTTGAAGACGCCGGCGCGACGCATCATGCTGAAGCACATCCTGCCGAACACGCTGACGCCGATCATGGTCGCCGCCACGCTGAACTTCGGCATGGCAATCCTGACGGAGGCGACGCTCTCCTTCCTCGGCATCGGCATGCCGCCGAGCCAGCCGAGCCTTGGAACGCTGATCCGCCTCGGCAACCAGTTCCTGTTCTCGGGCATCTGGTGGGTCGTGCTCTTCCCCGTCGTCCAGCTTTGCCTTCTCGTGGTCTCCGTCAACCTGCTCGGTGACTGGCTGCGCGATGCGCTCAATCCGAAATTGAGGTGA
- a CDS encoding amidohydrolase family protein produces the protein MSNLLIRNVRPNAGKATDVLVRNGKIAAFGKGLVADGVATEDGNGHIVISGLVEAHTHLDKSVWGMPWHVNAKSATLRERIDFEREQRLEIGIDPHRQSMRQAVMLAANGSSHIRSHVDIDTTHGLRLMEGILETRRVLKDVIDIEIVAFPQSGLVTRPGTIELLDQALSNGAEVLGGIDPCGIDRDPKGHLDAIFGLAGKHGKPIDIHLHEQGELGAFSMEMMFERIRALGMQGKVAISHAFALGAPDYLRVGGLIEQIAELDIRIITTGSPSSTVPSILRLKEAGVKVAAGCDGIRDTWGPWGQPDMMDRVRILGMKNGLRRDVDLEHALYVCSKGGADVMDIANYGLEIGCDADFTLLTGETLAHAVVDVAPRPLVVKRGRVVARNGVAEVAIP, from the coding sequence ATGTCCAATCTCCTGATCCGTAACGTCAGGCCCAACGCCGGCAAAGCGACCGACGTTCTCGTGCGCAACGGCAAGATTGCAGCCTTCGGCAAGGGTCTCGTAGCCGATGGCGTGGCAACGGAAGACGGCAACGGCCATATCGTGATCTCCGGTCTTGTCGAGGCCCACACCCATCTCGACAAGTCCGTCTGGGGCATGCCCTGGCATGTGAACGCCAAGTCTGCGACGCTGCGCGAACGCATCGACTTCGAACGCGAGCAGCGGCTTGAAATCGGTATCGACCCGCACCGCCAGTCCATGCGTCAGGCCGTCATGCTCGCCGCCAACGGTTCGAGCCACATCCGCAGCCACGTCGACATCGACACGACCCACGGCCTCAGGCTGATGGAAGGCATCCTCGAGACCCGCAGGGTGCTCAAAGATGTGATCGATATCGAGATCGTCGCCTTCCCGCAGTCGGGTCTCGTCACCCGCCCGGGAACGATCGAACTGCTCGACCAGGCTCTGAGCAACGGCGCGGAAGTCCTTGGCGGCATTGATCCATGCGGCATCGACCGCGACCCGAAGGGGCACCTCGACGCGATCTTTGGCCTTGCCGGCAAACATGGAAAGCCGATCGACATTCATCTGCACGAGCAAGGGGAACTGGGCGCCTTCAGTATGGAAATGATGTTCGAGCGCATCCGCGCGCTCGGCATGCAGGGCAAGGTAGCGATCAGCCATGCTTTCGCGCTCGGAGCGCCGGACTACCTCCGTGTCGGCGGCCTGATCGAGCAGATCGCCGAACTTGACATTCGCATCATCACGACCGGTTCGCCGTCCTCGACCGTGCCGTCGATCCTTCGGTTGAAGGAAGCCGGCGTCAAGGTTGCCGCCGGCTGCGACGGTATCCGCGACACCTGGGGCCCCTGGGGGCAGCCCGACATGATGGATCGTGTCCGCATCCTCGGCATGAAGAATGGCCTGCGCCGCGATGTCGATCTCGAACACGCGCTCTATGTCTGCTCCAAGGGCGGCGCCGATGTGATGGACATCGCCAACTACGGCCTTGAGATCGGCTGTGACGCCGATTTCACCCTGCTGACCGGCGAGACGCTGGCCCATGCCGTCGTCGATGTTGCGCCGCGGCCGCTGGTCGTGAAGCGCGGACGTGTGGTCGCCCGAAATGGAGTTGCGGAGGTAGCCATCCCATGA
- a CDS encoding YceH family protein, whose product MNTTSDTDFPVLNAVEARILGCLIEKKETTPDVYPLTLNSAHAAANQKTARDPVMAVEQVDVHRALSSLAQKGLVRQAFASRVERYEHLAANRFSLTSPQIVMLGLLLLRGPQTAYELWARSERMARFSSIEELKDNLDLMMGRRPPLIVQLNRGAGQREDRFAHLLCGEVEQPTAERVAMSSAPSGSALSALEERLEALEQKVATLQEQLDALLN is encoded by the coding sequence ATGAACACGACCTCCGACACCGATTTCCCCGTCCTCAATGCCGTTGAAGCCCGCATTCTCGGCTGCTTGATCGAGAAGAAGGAAACGACGCCCGACGTCTACCCGCTGACGCTCAATTCGGCACATGCGGCTGCCAATCAGAAGACGGCCCGTGATCCCGTGATGGCGGTCGAGCAGGTGGACGTTCACCGCGCGCTCTCGTCATTGGCGCAGAAGGGTTTGGTCCGCCAGGCGTTTGCGTCACGGGTCGAGCGCTACGAGCACCTGGCAGCCAACCGTTTCTCGCTGACATCGCCGCAGATCGTCATGCTGGGCCTTCTGCTTCTTCGCGGTCCGCAAACGGCTTACGAGCTCTGGGCGCGCAGCGAGCGCATGGCGCGGTTCTCCTCGATCGAGGAACTGAAGGACAATCTCGATCTGATGATGGGCCGCCGGCCGCCACTGATCGTTCAACTGAACCGGGGCGCCGGCCAGCGTGAAGACCGCTTCGCACATCTGCTGTGCGGCGAAGTCGAGCAGCCGACTGCCGAGAGAGTGGCGATGTCTTCGGCGCCGAGCGGCTCGGCGCTCTCCGCCCTCGAGGAACGACTGGAAGCGCTCGAGCAGAAGGTTGCAACGCTGCAGGAGCAGCTTGACGCCTTGTTGAACTGA
- a CDS encoding amidohydrolase family protein, producing the protein MNSIKELKLGQRAEGRTLLTAQWVLGHRDGSHRLIPNGEVVIEGGALLYVGPRFEGEVARRIDLGAAMISPGLIDLDALSDLDTTVLSIDHQPGWAKGRVWPRSYIERGPYEMYTQEELAFQKRFAFAQLLLNGITTAAPIASLFYREWGETVAEFAAASDAAGDLGLRVYLSPAYRAGGMMVTAPGQLEAIFDEARGLKGLDDAIGFIREHEGRHGGLVKGLLAPDRVETCTEKLLVRTADAARELDCPIRLHAAQGTMEVDTVRRLHNKTAPEWLASFGFLSDRLIAPHATQATDNDLRLYAQNGVSIVHCPLVSARGGSTLNSFRSVKARGVNIAMGTDTTPPDMLMNLLVGLITCRVVESDASAVSCADLFDAATLGGAKALGRSDLGRLEAGARADIAVFDLMDHHMAPAIDPITTLVVGGSGRVTKAVFVDGHLSMRDGEVAGFDMNAARAKAQVQFDGLIAKYPERSFGHPPVSEIFPPSYPLEVQR; encoded by the coding sequence ATGAACAGCATCAAGGAATTGAAGCTCGGCCAACGGGCCGAGGGGCGCACGCTCTTAACGGCCCAGTGGGTGCTCGGCCACCGCGACGGTTCGCACCGGCTGATCCCGAACGGTGAGGTCGTGATCGAGGGCGGCGCGCTGCTTTATGTCGGGCCGCGCTTCGAAGGCGAGGTAGCCCGGCGGATCGATCTCGGCGCGGCAATGATCAGCCCCGGCCTCATCGACCTCGATGCGCTCTCGGATCTCGACACTACCGTGCTGTCGATCGACCATCAGCCCGGCTGGGCCAAGGGTCGTGTCTGGCCGCGCTCCTATATCGAGCGCGGGCCGTACGAGATGTACACGCAGGAGGAACTGGCGTTCCAGAAGCGCTTTGCCTTCGCCCAGCTCCTCCTGAACGGCATCACCACGGCCGCGCCGATCGCTTCGCTCTTCTATCGCGAGTGGGGCGAAACGGTCGCGGAATTCGCGGCCGCATCGGATGCGGCTGGCGATCTCGGGCTGCGCGTCTATCTGAGCCCGGCCTATCGCGCCGGCGGCATGATGGTCACGGCACCTGGCCAGCTCGAAGCAATCTTCGACGAGGCAAGGGGCCTGAAGGGTCTCGACGATGCCATCGGCTTCATTCGTGAGCACGAAGGGCGCCACGGTGGCCTGGTCAAGGGTCTCCTGGCACCGGACCGTGTGGAAACCTGCACCGAGAAGCTGCTCGTCCGCACGGCAGATGCGGCCCGCGAGCTTGATTGCCCGATCCGCCTGCATGCCGCACAGGGCACGATGGAGGTCGATACCGTTCGCCGCCTTCATAACAAGACGGCGCCGGAATGGTTGGCGAGCTTCGGGTTCCTCAGCGATCGGCTGATCGCGCCGCACGCGACCCAGGCAACCGACAATGATCTGCGCCTCTATGCGCAGAACGGCGTCAGCATCGTCCACTGCCCGCTGGTCTCAGCCCGTGGCGGCAGTACGTTGAACTCGTTCCGCTCCGTCAAGGCCCGCGGCGTCAACATAGCGATGGGCACCGACACGACGCCGCCGGACATGCTGATGAACCTGCTGGTCGGCCTGATCACCTGCCGCGTCGTCGAAAGCGACGCCAGTGCTGTGAGTTGCGCCGATCTCTTCGATGCCGCGACCCTTGGCGGCGCCAAGGCCCTCGGCCGGTCGGACCTCGGCCGCCTGGAAGCGGGCGCCCGTGCCGACATCGCCGTCTTCGATCTCATGGACCACCACATGGCGCCGGCGATCGATCCGATCACCACTCTGGTGGTCGGTGGTTCTGGACGCGTCACCAAGGCGGTCTTCGTCGATGGCCATCTGTCGATGCGCGACGGTGAGGTCGCAGGTTTCGACATGAACGCGGCGCGCGCAAAGGCGCAGGTGCAGTTCGATGGCCTGATCGCCAAATACCCCGAAAGAAGCTTCGGTCACCCGCCGGTCAGCGAGATCTTCCCGCCGAGCTACCCTCTGGAGGTACAGCGATGA
- a CDS encoding ABC transporter ATP-binding protein — translation MSDALTVNDLTCNFDVSAPWLNRVIERKPQQFLRAVDDISFSVPMGGCLSLVGESGCGKSTVARLVTGLYRPSEGEVRFAPGKNGEPLSAQMIFQDPYASLNPRWRVRNIIAEPLRELKLRNSEAEIMERVADLLTIVGLAPSDGAKFPHEFSGGQRQRISIARALAGEPEFLVCDEPTSALDVSVQAQILNLMRKLQDEMGLTYLFISHDMSVVRHMSDRIAVMYLGRIVEEADTETLFANPRHPYTQLLLETIPDITHPKRGRSVAASEVPSPLNPPSGCTFHPRCPFADQRCKSERPEMRNFADGSRAACHRIEETVKAIHAA, via the coding sequence ATGAGTGATGCCCTGACGGTCAACGACCTGACCTGCAACTTCGATGTTTCAGCGCCCTGGCTCAACCGTGTGATCGAACGCAAGCCGCAGCAGTTCCTGCGGGCGGTGGACGACATCAGCTTCAGTGTGCCGATGGGCGGCTGTCTGAGCCTCGTCGGCGAATCCGGTTGCGGCAAGTCGACGGTCGCGCGGCTGGTCACCGGTCTCTATCGACCGAGCGAAGGCGAGGTGCGGTTTGCGCCGGGCAAGAACGGTGAGCCGCTTTCGGCTCAGATGATCTTTCAGGATCCCTATGCGAGCCTCAATCCGCGCTGGCGGGTGCGCAACATCATCGCCGAGCCGCTGCGCGAATTGAAGCTCCGCAATTCGGAAGCCGAAATCATGGAGCGTGTCGCCGACCTGCTGACCATCGTCGGCTTAGCACCTTCGGACGGCGCCAAGTTCCCGCACGAATTCTCCGGTGGCCAACGCCAGCGCATATCGATCGCGCGGGCGCTTGCCGGCGAGCCGGAGTTCCTCGTCTGCGACGAACCGACCTCGGCACTCGACGTTTCGGTCCAGGCGCAGATCCTCAACCTCATGCGCAAACTGCAGGACGAGATGGGGCTGACCTATCTGTTCATCAGCCACGACATGAGCGTGGTGCGTCATATGTCGGACCGTATCGCGGTGATGTATCTCGGCCGTATCGTCGAAGAGGCGGACACCGAAACGCTCTTTGCCAACCCGCGGCATCCCTATACGCAACTGCTGCTGGAGACGATCCCCGACATTACCCATCCGAAGCGCGGGCGCAGCGTTGCCGCAAGCGAAGTGCCAAGCCCGCTGAACCCACCATCTGGCTGCACCTTCCATCCACGCTGCCCCTTTGCCGACCAGCGCTGCAAGAGCGAGCGGCCCGAAATGCGCAATTTCGCCGATGGTTCACGTGCCGCCTGCCACCGTATCGAAGAAACGGTGAAGGCGATTCACGCCGCCTGA
- a CDS encoding ABC transporter ATP-binding protein, with amino-acid sequence MTEHASSAVLDVRGLCVEFPGRHGTVQALSDVSLSIRPGEILGVVGESGAGKSMTGLAVQGLLEPPGRISGGEVWLGERRIDQLDDKAMQHVRGRQIGAIFQDPLTSLNPLFTIGAQLVETIRLHLKLSRADAKARAIQLLKEVGIPAPEARYDHYPHQFSGGMRQRVVIALALAAEPKLIIADEPTTALDVSIQAQITSLLRRLCDDHGTAVMLVTHDMGVIAETADRVAVMYAGRLVEIGPVGDVIKNARHPYTRGLMGSIPALGRRVERLNQIDGSMPRLNAIPVGCAFNPRCPEAGPRCRKDRPDPAPVGTGVAACWLNAGGVL; translated from the coding sequence ATGACGGAACATGCATCATCGGCCGTGCTTGACGTGCGTGGCCTTTGCGTCGAATTCCCCGGGCGCCATGGAACAGTTCAGGCCCTTTCCGACGTCTCACTCAGCATCCGCCCGGGCGAGATCCTCGGCGTCGTTGGCGAGTCCGGCGCCGGCAAGTCGATGACCGGCCTTGCGGTTCAAGGGCTCCTGGAACCGCCGGGCCGCATCTCCGGCGGCGAGGTCTGGCTCGGCGAGCGCCGCATCGACCAGCTCGACGACAAGGCGATGCAGCATGTGCGTGGTCGGCAGATCGGCGCGATCTTCCAGGATCCGCTGACCTCGCTCAACCCGCTCTTCACCATCGGGGCGCAGCTTGTCGAAACCATCCGACTTCACCTGAAGCTCTCCAGGGCCGATGCCAAGGCGCGCGCGATCCAGTTGTTGAAGGAGGTCGGCATTCCCGCCCCTGAGGCGCGCTACGATCACTACCCGCATCAGTTTTCGGGCGGCATGCGCCAGCGCGTCGTCATTGCGCTTGCGCTCGCCGCCGAGCCGAAGCTGATCATTGCAGACGAACCGACGACCGCGCTCGACGTCTCCATCCAGGCGCAGATCACCTCGCTGCTTCGCCGCCTTTGCGACGATCACGGTACCGCGGTCATGCTGGTCACCCACGATATGGGCGTCATCGCAGAGACGGCCGACCGTGTCGCGGTCATGTATGCCGGACGGCTGGTCGAGATCGGTCCGGTCGGCGATGTCATCAAGAATGCGCGCCACCCCTATACCCGCGGCCTGATGGGCTCGATCCCGGCACTCGGGCGTCGTGTCGAACGGCTGAACCAGATCGACGGCTCGATGCCGCGACTGAATGCGATCCCAGTCGGCTGCGCCTTCAACCCGCGTTGCCCGGAGGCGGGGCCGCGTTGCCGCAAGGATCGTCCCGACCCGGCCCCGGTTGGCACTGGCGTCGCCGCTTGCTGGCTCAATGCAGGAGGAGTTCTATGA
- a CDS encoding ABC transporter permease, whose amino-acid sequence MIVFLIKRLANAVLVMLAVALLAFLIFRFAGDPVELMANEQMSQADRIELREKLGLNDSFLTQFSRFVVNAAQGDFGISYRNGQDVMKLIAERFPATMELALVATVLSLLIGIPLGVITAINRGRWYSEGLQFVSIIGVSLPSFVVGILLILVFAVTLGLVPAFGRGDVVQLGWWSTGLLTASGRASLLLPSLALALYQITLVMRLVRAEMMEVLRSDFVKFARARGVPRWRIYFRHALRNCLMPVVTMTAMNFGSLIAFALITETVFQWPGMGMLFIQAVTFLDMPVMAGYLCIVSFIFVTLNTLVDIAYAVIDPRLRDATR is encoded by the coding sequence ATGATTGTCTTTCTCATCAAGCGGCTGGCCAACGCCGTGCTGGTCATGCTCGCCGTAGCGCTGCTCGCTTTCTTGATCTTCCGCTTCGCCGGCGATCCGGTCGAGCTGATGGCCAACGAACAGATGTCGCAGGCCGACCGCATCGAGCTGCGCGAAAAGCTTGGGCTGAACGATTCCTTCCTGACCCAGTTCAGCCGCTTCGTCGTCAACGCCGCACAGGGCGATTTCGGTATCAGCTACCGCAACGGCCAGGACGTGATGAAGCTCATTGCCGAGCGTTTCCCGGCGACTATGGAGCTGGCGCTGGTCGCAACCGTGCTGTCGCTCCTGATCGGTATACCGCTTGGCGTCATCACCGCGATCAACCGAGGGCGATGGTACTCGGAGGGCCTGCAGTTCGTCAGCATTATCGGCGTCTCCTTGCCGAGCTTCGTCGTCGGTATCCTTTTGATCCTGGTCTTTGCCGTCACCTTGGGCCTCGTGCCGGCCTTCGGTCGCGGCGATGTCGTCCAGCTCGGCTGGTGGAGCACCGGCCTGTTGACCGCTTCCGGTCGCGCGTCGCTGCTTCTGCCGTCGCTTGCGCTCGCCCTTTACCAGATCACCCTGGTGATGCGCCTTGTGCGCGCCGAGATGATGGAGGTGCTGCGCTCCGACTTCGTCAAGTTCGCACGCGCCCGCGGCGTGCCGCGCTGGCGGATCTACTTCCGGCACGCGCTCAGAAACTGTCTGATGCCTGTCGTCACCATGACGGCGATGAACTTCGGCTCGCTGATCGCCTTTGCGCTGATCACCGAAACCGTCTTCCAGTGGCCAGGCATGGGCATGCTTTTCATCCAGGCGGTGACCTTCCTCGATATGCCTGTCATGGCGGGGTATCTCTGCATCGTCTCCTTCATCTTCGTCACGCTCAACACGCTCGTCGACATCGCCTATGCGGTCATCGACCCGCGGCTGCGCGACGCCACCCGCTGA
- a CDS encoding GntR family transcriptional regulator, giving the protein MYNADEAAGAPTAIICEKIWLAIAERRLRPGTRLKEEQLAEIFSVSRARIRQALTALERDGLVTIMPNRGAFVSEPSVDEARDVFVARRAIEQRVVERLCERANPKDIVRLRGHIEEERIAGRSGNLSDIVRLSGGFHLLLAELSGSAFLFGILRDLVSRTSLITAMYRSNHLHNCGPDEHLAVVEHIAAHDVASAIKEMAEHLNHVEAELDLDEEKDQPRDLRTALL; this is encoded by the coding sequence ATGTACAACGCGGACGAAGCCGCCGGTGCTCCGACGGCGATCATTTGCGAGAAGATCTGGCTTGCGATTGCTGAACGGCGTCTGCGGCCGGGAACGCGATTGAAAGAGGAGCAGCTTGCCGAAATTTTCTCCGTCAGTAGAGCGCGAATTCGCCAGGCACTGACCGCGCTGGAACGCGACGGTCTGGTAACGATCATGCCGAACCGCGGCGCCTTCGTCTCCGAGCCCTCCGTCGATGAGGCGCGCGATGTCTTCGTTGCCCGCAGGGCAATCGAGCAGCGCGTTGTCGAGCGCTTGTGCGAACGCGCGAACCCCAAGGACATCGTCCGGTTACGCGGCCATATCGAAGAAGAGCGTATTGCCGGGCGATCGGGCAACCTCTCTGATATCGTTCGGCTTTCGGGCGGTTTTCACCTGTTGCTCGCGGAACTTTCGGGCTCGGCCTTTCTCTTCGGCATCCTGCGCGACCTCGTCTCGCGCACATCCTTGATCACCGCAATGTACCGTTCGAACCACCTTCACAATTGCGGGCCGGACGAACATCTGGCGGTGGTCGAACACATCGCCGCGCACGATGTGGCAAGCGCGATCAAGGAAATGGCTGAACACCTGAACCATGTGGAAGCGGAACTCGATCTGGACGAAGAGAAGGATCAGCCCCGCGATCTTCGCACCGCCTTGCTTTGA